One genomic segment of Candidatus Bathyarchaeota archaeon includes these proteins:
- the map gene encoding type II methionyl aminopeptidase — MPYDAEEMEKFRLSGRILRETREEMRSFVKENMPIIEVCEKVEQTIRDKGGKPAFPCNVSIDEIAAHYTSPPDDTSTIPEGTTVKVDLGVQIDGYVTDTAFTVAFNTEGKSMTTAAELALKTAIENIHGDMQVGKIGQIIETTIKNRGYKPISNLTGHSVGRYLIHAGTSIPNVAATTPIKVKTGEVYALEPFVTQPDAEAYVEDGNITTIFRLLKTKAPKNPYSKKLLKHIEVNFHTLPFAERWLIGVVPAQHHAAAFKELLSSKSIMGYRILVEASTRPVAQAEHTLLIKEDGCEVLT, encoded by the coding sequence ATGCCTTATGACGCCGAAGAGATGGAAAAATTCAGGTTATCTGGCAGGATTTTGCGGGAAACACGCGAAGAGATGCGCAGTTTTGTCAAAGAAAACATGCCAATTATTGAGGTTTGCGAAAAAGTAGAACAAACCATACGTGACAAAGGCGGCAAACCAGCCTTCCCATGCAACGTAAGCATAGACGAAATCGCAGCGCACTACACTTCCCCACCAGACGACACCTCAACCATTCCAGAAGGCACAACCGTAAAAGTTGACCTCGGCGTACAAATTGACGGCTACGTAACCGACACTGCATTTACCGTAGCATTCAACACCGAAGGCAAAAGCATGACCACCGCCGCGGAGCTTGCCCTAAAAACAGCAATTGAAAACATTCATGGTGACATGCAAGTGGGCAAAATCGGACAAATCATCGAAACCACCATAAAAAACCGCGGATACAAACCCATCTCAAACCTGACTGGGCACTCTGTTGGCAGATACCTGATTCATGCGGGAACAAGCATCCCAAATGTTGCAGCCACTACGCCAATTAAGGTGAAAACGGGGGAGGTTTATGCACTTGAACCCTTCGTCACCCAGCCAGATGCAGAAGCATACGTGGAAGATGGCAACATAACAACAATTTTTAGGCTGCTAAAAACTAAGGCACCAAAAAATCCCTATTCCAAAAAACTCCTAAAACATATCGAAGTAAACTTTCACACGTTACCCTTCGCTGAGCGGTGGTTGATAGGCGTGGTTCCAGCGCAGCATCACGCGGCTGCGTTTAAGGAGTTGCTATCATCAAAATCAATTATGGGGTACCGAATTCTTGTTGAGGCAAGTACAAGACCTGTTGCTCAAGCAGAGCATACCTTGCTGATTAAAGAAGATGGGTGTGAAGTTTTAACCTAG
- a CDS encoding DUF1512 domain-containing protein: MLAQPIYTNQFFPSNGGDLLSQIVSWAFYGVFIIFIFYGQRIQMYIMVREVENSLKKLKIIKEEGRKTAIEAIKEIGKPTIDPSARVDRYLEYFTISPQSMDPQGIVYKLDHILDIRDERLKEEVRLMAPASDEVQINNLENTLEAAMALNFIFKVVRHYYIQGKKTLSLYVIMQLQMILPMVMKEAEAYSSALKAFAYGQPIGDSVGPLIAAKLMRGNEVRKVPKDCVVASVPLEGRTALVLKAEGPGGNVGKPGEAIETVIEENEGKIGMVIMIDAGLKLEGEAVGEVSEGIGAAIGGPGVDAFKIEEKVTKYKLPLYAVIIKEDVGDAVSPMRKEINDAVDVAIERVKAVIKERTKEGDKVLIVGVGNSIGVGQ; the protein is encoded by the coding sequence ATGTTGGCACAACCAATTTACACTAATCAGTTCTTTCCATCAAATGGCGGAGATTTACTTTCACAGATAGTAAGCTGGGCATTCTACGGTGTCTTTATTATTTTCATATTCTACGGACAACGCATCCAAATGTACATCATGGTGCGGGAAGTAGAAAACAGCCTCAAAAAACTTAAAATCATAAAAGAAGAAGGACGCAAAACCGCCATTGAAGCCATAAAAGAAATTGGCAAGCCAACAATTGACCCGTCCGCACGTGTTGACCGTTACCTAGAATACTTCACAATCAGTCCACAAAGCATGGACCCACAAGGCATAGTCTACAAGCTAGACCATATCCTTGACATCCGAGATGAACGCTTAAAAGAAGAAGTCAGACTGATGGCTCCAGCCAGCGATGAAGTTCAAATCAACAACCTAGAAAACACGCTGGAAGCAGCCATGGCACTTAACTTCATCTTCAAAGTCGTACGCCACTACTACATCCAAGGCAAAAAGACCCTAAGCCTCTACGTAATCATGCAGCTACAAATGATCTTGCCAATGGTTATGAAAGAAGCCGAAGCATACTCAAGCGCGCTAAAAGCCTTCGCGTATGGACAACCAATCGGAGACAGCGTTGGACCCTTAATTGCCGCTAAACTGATGCGCGGTAACGAAGTCCGCAAGGTACCCAAAGACTGCGTAGTCGCATCTGTTCCACTGGAAGGACGCACCGCATTAGTCCTCAAAGCTGAAGGTCCAGGCGGAAACGTAGGCAAACCAGGCGAAGCAATCGAAACCGTCATCGAAGAAAACGAGGGCAAAATCGGCATGGTCATCATGATTGATGCTGGTTTGAAACTGGAAGGTGAAGCAGTCGGAGAAGTCTCAGAAGGCATCGGTGCAGCAATCGGTGGACCAGGCGTTGACGCCTTTAAGATTGAAGAGAAAGTCACCAAATACAAGCTCCCACTATACGCCGTCATAATCAAAGAAGACGTAGGCGACGCAGTTTCACCAATGCGCAAAGAAATCAACGATGCAGTCGACGTAGCCATTGAACGTGTCAAAGCAGTCATCAAAGAACGAACCAAAGAAGGCGACAAAGTCCTAATCGTCGGTGTGGGCAACTCCATCGGCGTTGGACAATAG
- a CDS encoding helix-turn-helix domain-containing protein encodes MAEKLKALAHPIRLNIATLLANQGEDMYLNQIANSLKINRALAKIHLKKLERGGIVKSRVVLVEGEAKALRYYTLGDFDIHVSPEILRKQGGGSDKR; translated from the coding sequence ATGGCAGAGAAGTTGAAGGCTTTGGCCCATCCCATCAGGCTAAACATAGCAACTTTACTGGCCAATCAAGGAGAGGACATGTACCTGAACCAGATAGCTAACAGTTTAAAAATAAACCGGGCTTTAGCCAAGATACATCTCAAAAAACTTGAACGCGGTGGAATCGTAAAAAGCCGTGTCGTTCTAGTTGAAGGTGAAGCAAAAGCTCTAAGATACTATACTCTGGGCGATTTTGATATCCATGTTTCGCCTGAAATTCTCAGAAAACAAGGAGGTGGTAGCGATAAACGATAG
- a CDS encoding MBL fold metallo-hydrolase, giving the protein MKAHILNVFSDKALPNSGLKTGWGLSVYIALGGEAVLMDLGCKGECLPHNLQVLNLNAEDISKIVFSHAHSDHTGGLPAFLKARATPIPIIAHPNILEEKAATMNNTQFPAGLPPIPNDLAAKMQLQLSAKPMEVLPNLYTTGEIPLSERLEKQGVATGVLHKVDGAYCWDAVVDDLSLVLNAKDGLVLIMGCCHAGILNVCKKATTLFKRNISAIIGGTHMAEYSLQDVEHVAQTLKDLYGLPELYLCHCTGNKVISQLKEKFGQEKVHDFPAGTKLNFEV; this is encoded by the coding sequence ATGAAAGCTCATATCCTAAACGTTTTCAGTGACAAAGCCCTGCCAAACAGTGGACTTAAGACTGGTTGGGGCTTATCTGTTTACATAGCCTTGGGCGGCGAGGCGGTTTTGATGGATTTAGGCTGCAAAGGCGAATGCTTACCGCACAACCTGCAAGTACTCAACCTAAACGCCGAGGACATCAGCAAAATCGTGTTTTCACACGCGCACAGTGACCACACAGGCGGATTACCTGCCTTCCTTAAAGCAAGAGCCACTCCAATCCCCATCATCGCGCACCCCAACATCCTTGAAGAAAAAGCAGCCACAATGAACAACACCCAATTCCCCGCAGGACTACCCCCAATCCCCAATGATTTAGCCGCAAAAATGCAACTTCAATTAAGCGCCAAACCAATGGAAGTCTTGCCTAACCTCTACACAACAGGGGAAATCCCACTCAGCGAACGATTAGAAAAGCAGGGGGTTGCTACTGGGGTGTTGCATAAAGTGGATGGAGCATACTGCTGGGACGCTGTGGTTGATGATTTATCCTTGGTGCTGAATGCAAAGGATGGGTTGGTTTTGATTATGGGTTGCTGTCACGCTGGAATTCTAAACGTATGCAAAAAAGCCACGACACTGTTCAAAAGAAACATATCCGCCATAATCGGCGGTACCCACATGGCAGAATATTCACTGCAAGATGTGGAGCATGTTGCACAAACCCTAAAAGACCTTTATGGGCTGCCTGAATTATATTTGTGCCATTGCACCGGCAACAAAGTAATCAGTCAGTTAAAGGAAAAATTTGGACAAGAAAAAGTCCACGATTTCCCAGCAGGCACCAAATTAAATTTTGAAGTTTGA
- a CDS encoding elongation factor EF-2 translates to MARYRQTDEIVKLMDNPTIIRNTSIIAHVDHGKTTLSDSLLAHAGIISTQTAGQKLFLDSWDLEQKRQMTVFASNVSLVHTYNNKDYLINLIDTPGHIDFSGAVTRSLRAVDGALVVVDAVEGPMTQTETVLMQALRERVKPLLFINKVDRLIKEIKLTPQEIQKKFAKILLRVNTLIEKYAPPEHKKDWQVKIEDSRVAFGSALHKWGLNLDHMKLKKISFQDIIDAYTGDPTDVGKKVDELSKKAPLPEPILDMFCYHLPSPLQAQPYRQPQIWPGELDSAVGQGMAKVDPKAPLLMCISTIEVDPHSGTVAIGRIFSGSVTKGKEVQLVSANQKGTIQQVFMSMATDRVFVDRVPAGNIGAISGLPALRVGETIGEAGIEIHSFEGLQYVSDPVVTVAVEPEDVKDLPLFDKVMHKITTEDPNLHFTMNKESGEFLLSGMGELHLEITAYRLQEAGLKVKLSKPIVIFRETISHDYKGPAIMGKSPNKHNKLWITIEKISQEVIDAIKAEKITDMQNKDVRTKVLRSLGWDPDDAKGAVAVEENNILCNRIKGRQYVEEIIDHIKSGFREAVHTSPMAKEPAYGLKINLEDITLHEDPVHRGPAQAIPMTWRPIYCAILLSDPILLEPLISFECKVPSDFVSAVITLVNKRRGKISDMPSEEDMITVKAEMPVSESFGIADELRSSTQGRAFWATQFSRWAPVPAQMQAETVKKIRERRGLNPIPPKPEEYFENE, encoded by the coding sequence ATGGCACGTTATAGACAAACAGATGAAATTGTAAAACTAATGGACAACCCCACTATCATCCGAAACACCAGCATCATCGCCCACGTAGACCACGGAAAAACCACCCTATCAGACAGCCTTCTTGCACACGCAGGTATCATCAGCACCCAAACCGCAGGACAAAAACTATTCCTTGACAGCTGGGACCTTGAACAGAAACGTCAAATGACCGTTTTCGCCTCAAACGTCAGCCTTGTCCACACATACAATAATAAAGATTACCTCATTAACCTCATCGACACACCTGGTCACATTGACTTTTCAGGTGCAGTCACAAGAAGCCTAAGAGCCGTCGACGGTGCACTCGTCGTGGTTGATGCAGTTGAAGGACCCATGACCCAAACAGAAACCGTCCTCATGCAGGCTCTACGTGAACGTGTCAAACCACTCTTGTTCATTAACAAAGTGGACAGATTAATCAAAGAAATCAAACTAACACCTCAGGAGATTCAAAAGAAATTCGCAAAGATTCTCCTCCGCGTTAACACATTAATTGAGAAATATGCTCCTCCAGAGCACAAAAAGGACTGGCAAGTTAAAATTGAAGACAGCCGTGTGGCTTTTGGTTCTGCCCTTCACAAATGGGGCTTAAACCTTGACCACATGAAGCTCAAGAAAATCAGCTTCCAAGACATTATTGATGCATACACTGGTGACCCAACAGATGTTGGTAAAAAAGTTGATGAACTCAGCAAGAAAGCACCCTTGCCAGAACCAATCCTTGACATGTTTTGCTACCACCTACCCAGTCCACTACAAGCACAACCCTATCGTCAGCCACAAATTTGGCCAGGTGAACTCGACAGTGCAGTAGGACAGGGCATGGCAAAAGTTGACCCCAAAGCACCCTTACTCATGTGCATATCCACCATTGAAGTTGACCCACACAGCGGCACTGTTGCCATCGGGCGTATCTTTAGCGGTTCAGTCACTAAAGGCAAAGAAGTCCAACTTGTCAGCGCCAATCAAAAAGGCACTATCCAGCAAGTCTTCATGAGCATGGCAACTGACCGTGTGTTTGTTGACCGTGTTCCAGCAGGAAACATTGGCGCCATTTCAGGTTTACCTGCATTGCGTGTAGGTGAAACTATTGGTGAAGCCGGAATTGAGATTCACTCCTTTGAAGGTTTACAGTACGTTTCTGACCCAGTCGTAACCGTCGCTGTTGAACCTGAAGATGTTAAAGACCTACCACTCTTTGACAAGGTCATGCACAAAATCACAACCGAAGACCCTAACCTTCACTTCACCATGAACAAAGAATCTGGCGAGTTCCTACTATCAGGTATGGGTGAGCTTCACCTTGAAATCACCGCGTACCGACTGCAAGAGGCAGGCTTAAAAGTCAAACTCAGCAAGCCAATCGTCATCTTCCGCGAAACCATCAGCCACGACTACAAGGGTCCAGCAATCATGGGTAAAAGCCCCAACAAACACAACAAACTCTGGATAACCATCGAGAAAATATCACAAGAAGTCATTGACGCAATCAAAGCAGAAAAAATCACTGACATGCAAAACAAAGATGTGCGCACAAAGGTCCTGCGTAGCCTCGGATGGGACCCAGACGATGCCAAAGGTGCAGTTGCCGTAGAAGAAAACAACATCCTCTGCAACCGCATCAAAGGACGCCAATACGTGGAAGAAATCATTGACCACATAAAATCAGGGTTCCGAGAAGCAGTTCACACTTCCCCAATGGCAAAAGAACCAGCTTACGGCTTAAAAATTAACCTCGAAGACATTACCCTGCACGAAGACCCAGTTCACAGAGGTCCAGCACAAGCAATCCCAATGACTTGGAGACCAATCTACTGCGCAATCCTCCTTAGCGACCCAATCCTACTCGAACCACTCATTAGCTTTGAATGCAAAGTCCCAAGCGACTTCGTCAGCGCCGTCATCACACTGGTTAACAAGCGCCGCGGCAAAATCAGTGACATGCCCAGCGAAGAAGACATGATTACCGTTAAAGCTGAAATGCCAGTTTCCGAATCTTTCGGTATTGCTGATGAACTCCGCAGCAGCACACAAGGCAGAGCTTTCTGGGCTACACAGTTCAGCAGGTGGGCGCCAGTTCCTGCTCAGATGCAAGCGGAAACCGTTAAGAAGATTCGTGAACGCAGAGGACTAAACCCGATTCCACCAAAGCCAGAGGAATACTTCGAAAACGAATAA
- a CDS encoding hydrogenase maturation nickel metallochaperone HypA, whose protein sequence is MSNRSNNQTAVANKIATYLLLICLIILSLSFVALTLSLNAFFTGDVTVGAFLGFTGFVAMALSMYFLFQSKRTISMKIETPKVMTTIDCGRCGKTVREYQRGDYVFKEGVACPKCGNKEMITAIYKEVKEKEKTYNI, encoded by the coding sequence ATGAGCAACCGTAGCAACAACCAAACTGCTGTAGCCAACAAAATCGCCACCTATCTCCTTTTGATTTGTTTGATTATTTTGTCTCTTTCTTTTGTTGCTCTTACTTTGTCGCTTAATGCGTTTTTTACCGGTGATGTTACTGTTGGTGCTTTCTTGGGTTTTACGGGTTTTGTTGCGATGGCTTTATCTATGTATTTCCTGTTTCAATCAAAGAGGACGATTAGTATGAAAATCGAAACTCCAAAAGTCATGACTACCATTGATTGTGGAAGATGCGGCAAAACAGTCCGCGAATACCAACGTGGAGACTATGTGTTCAAAGAAGGCGTTGCTTGCCCAAAATGCGGTAACAAAGAAATGATAACCGCAATCTACAAAGAAGTCAAAGAGAAAGAAAAAACCTACAATATCTAG
- the afpA gene encoding archaeoflavoprotein AfpA, which yields MSSPVKVKKRKIAWGISGGGDKIAEVVQTMKDIKTKYADSLAIEVFASKAGETMLKYYNLEKTIKETFPKYMVEVNSNTPFLAAMVQSQRYGIFLIAPASSNTVAKIVNGIGDTLLTNTAIMGLKAFVPLYVMPTDYKENVIYTKLPNGKEMKLRVRKEEAEQTRKLEATEDAHVFENPEKLRQALEDWLQKPQ from the coding sequence ATGTCAAGCCCAGTTAAAGTTAAGAAACGCAAGATTGCATGGGGCATCAGCGGTGGCGGAGACAAAATCGCTGAAGTCGTGCAGACAATGAAGGATATCAAAACCAAATACGCTGATAGTTTAGCGATTGAAGTGTTCGCGTCCAAAGCAGGCGAAACCATGCTCAAATACTACAACCTCGAAAAAACCATCAAAGAAACCTTCCCAAAATACATGGTTGAAGTCAACTCTAACACGCCTTTCCTTGCTGCGATGGTGCAAAGCCAACGCTACGGCATATTCCTCATAGCCCCCGCAAGCTCAAATACAGTGGCTAAAATCGTTAACGGCATCGGCGACACCCTACTCACTAACACCGCAATCATGGGATTAAAAGCGTTTGTGCCCCTCTACGTTATGCCCACTGATTACAAGGAAAATGTGATTTACACTAAACTCCCAAATGGCAAAGAAATGAAACTACGCGTACGTAAAGAAGAAGCTGAACAAACCCGTAAACTCGAAGCTACCGAAGACGCACATGTGTTTGAAAATCCAGAGAAGCTGCGTCAGGCTTTGGAGGATTGGTTGCAAAAACCCCAGTAA
- a CDS encoding flavodoxin family protein, with the protein MILGVCGSPRAQATEHVLHEALKMLNEKGCETKFWTVRGKNLSACRHCDFCLKNKQCAIKDDMAELIELMKQANGIIFATPSYNGMLSAQTKIVMDRCRAAVAADKDFFLGKIGMGIALGGDRAGGQEMALTQIHTFLILNGAIPVSGGFFGANLGATFWTKDTLDSVKADEEGFRSLKKTVKRFTVFIERYGEKTDVKPS; encoded by the coding sequence ATGATTTTAGGAGTTTGCGGAAGCCCACGAGCGCAAGCAACAGAGCATGTCTTGCATGAAGCCCTCAAAATGCTCAATGAAAAAGGCTGCGAAACCAAATTCTGGACTGTCCGAGGAAAAAACCTCTCCGCATGCCGACACTGCGATTTTTGCCTAAAAAACAAACAATGCGCAATCAAAGACGACATGGCTGAACTCATCGAGCTCATGAAGCAGGCTAACGGCATAATCTTTGCCACACCCTCCTACAACGGCATGCTCAGTGCGCAAACAAAAATCGTCATGGACCGTTGCCGCGCGGCAGTTGCAGCGGACAAGGACTTTTTCCTTGGTAAAATCGGCATGGGCATCGCGTTGGGCGGCGACCGCGCTGGAGGACAAGAAATGGCGTTAACCCAAATTCACACTTTCCTAATCCTAAATGGGGCTATTCCTGTTAGCGGCGGCTTTTTTGGCGCGAATCTTGGCGCGACGTTTTGGACTAAGGACACGTTGGATAGTGTTAAGGCGGATGAGGAAGGGTTTAGAAGCCTCAAAAAAACAGTTAAACGATTCACAGTTTTCATTGAACGGTATGGAGAAAAAACAGATGTCAAGCCCAGTTAA